The following coding sequences lie in one Stenotrophomonas rhizophila genomic window:
- a CDS encoding ATP-binding protein gives MNGRWHCLLVIALLAAPAPASAAAAPRTVRVALDPGQYRTLSREAIPARHASLAHGYAALVTAHTGLRFDEHMEPSSWAAVQALCEDRADLMLMVGPPEHPPCALATSPAYYRGEALLASRHAQRAQVVLGDGAPHRIAVVRGSRYVTWLSRHYPQLQVIAVADLPDALSAVETGVTDAALGLDVLMRPLVRREFDTLLLHRAPDDLPATIHLVARSADDGMIAEIDAAMQAITPQQHAQVLQRLARTTYLSIPPLGILIRHYQWQVLAAGALMSLLLVAAFWLLRTQQSAQRNERRQARFIGVMSHEVRNAAQALVASVDLLSQSGLDPGQRQLVNAARTAGTGLRHLLGHALDYSRMAAGQFRPAPDWHDVQQLANDCVAAVRPSVHAKGLQLDLALNPDPLPLLWIDAAALRQILNNLLGNALKFTAQGRIDVALSVQRRAGGTELQLTISDTGIGIPAERQASVFKPFAQAHADHAPDAGGAGLGLSICRDLVNALQGRIALHSAPGQGSRFDVCLPTSAPPPVPAAPAAPLAGCTLLLVEDHPLTRTFVARQLSALGATVQTCADAASALRAQRAAPSMVVLIDCDLKDMSGYQLATLLRDAEALQPGPPARLLAFSGSSSPAHVQRCRASGMDAVLYKPLDPAQLLAVLDVEVTPGSNGSQAVDNNDPMWAPYVHALQEELLALQQARDQRQVAALRRHAHRLTGVLRMLGREALADTAADLHEAPLETPTDWLDADRLLAHLRAHAGALPRSRVT, from the coding sequence GTGAACGGCCGCTGGCACTGCCTGCTGGTGATCGCGCTGTTGGCCGCGCCCGCGCCCGCCAGCGCCGCGGCCGCACCACGCACGGTGCGGGTGGCGCTTGACCCGGGGCAGTACCGCACCCTCTCACGCGAGGCCATTCCCGCCCGCCACGCCAGTCTGGCGCACGGCTATGCCGCGCTGGTCACCGCGCACACCGGGCTGCGCTTCGACGAACACATGGAGCCCTCCAGCTGGGCAGCCGTGCAGGCATTGTGCGAAGACCGCGCCGACCTGATGCTGATGGTCGGGCCGCCCGAGCACCCGCCGTGTGCGCTGGCCACCTCGCCCGCCTACTACCGCGGCGAGGCGCTGCTGGCCAGCCGACACGCACAGCGGGCGCAGGTGGTACTGGGCGACGGCGCGCCCCATCGCATCGCGGTGGTCCGGGGCAGCCGCTATGTCACCTGGCTGAGCCGGCACTATCCGCAACTGCAGGTGATCGCGGTGGCGGACCTGCCCGATGCCCTGTCGGCGGTGGAAACCGGCGTGACCGATGCCGCGCTCGGGCTGGACGTGCTGATGCGGCCGCTGGTGCGCCGGGAGTTCGACACCCTGCTGCTGCATCGCGCCCCGGATGACCTGCCCGCCACCATCCACCTGGTGGCGCGCAGCGCCGATGACGGGATGATCGCCGAGATCGATGCGGCGATGCAGGCGATCACCCCGCAGCAGCATGCCCAGGTGCTGCAGCGCCTGGCCCGCACCACCTACCTCAGCATTCCGCCGCTGGGCATTTTGATCCGGCACTACCAGTGGCAGGTGCTGGCGGCCGGCGCGCTGATGTCGCTGCTGTTGGTGGCCGCCTTCTGGCTGCTGCGCACCCAGCAGTCCGCGCAGCGCAACGAGCGCCGGCAGGCGCGCTTCATCGGGGTGATGAGCCACGAGGTGCGCAACGCTGCACAGGCGCTGGTGGCGTCGGTGGACCTGCTGAGCCAGTCCGGCCTGGATCCGGGCCAGCGCCAACTGGTCAACGCGGCGCGCACCGCCGGTACCGGCCTGCGCCACCTGCTGGGCCATGCGCTGGACTACTCGCGGATGGCCGCCGGGCAGTTCCGGCCGGCGCCGGACTGGCATGACGTCCAACAACTGGCCAACGACTGCGTCGCCGCCGTACGCCCCAGCGTCCACGCCAAGGGGCTGCAGCTGGACCTGGCGCTGAACCCGGATCCGCTGCCTCTGCTGTGGATCGATGCCGCCGCACTCCGCCAGATCCTCAACAACCTGCTGGGCAATGCGTTGAAGTTCACCGCACAGGGCCGCATTGACGTCGCCCTGTCGGTGCAGCGGCGCGCCGGCGGCACCGAGCTGCAGCTGACCATCAGCGACACCGGCATCGGCATTCCCGCCGAACGCCAGGCCAGCGTGTTCAAGCCATTTGCGCAGGCTCATGCGGACCACGCGCCCGACGCCGGCGGCGCAGGGCTGGGGCTGTCGATCTGTCGGGACCTGGTGAACGCACTGCAGGGCCGGATCGCACTGCACAGCGCACCCGGCCAGGGCAGTCGATTCGACGTCTGTCTTCCCACCTCGGCCCCGCCTCCGGTGCCGGCTGCGCCTGCCGCCCCGTTGGCAGGCTGCACCCTGCTGCTGGTCGAAGACCACCCGCTGACCCGGACGTTCGTTGCACGACAGCTCAGCGCGCTGGGTGCCACCGTCCAGACATGCGCCGATGCTGCAAGCGCCCTGCGCGCGCAGCGTGCCGCACCGAGCATGGTGGTATTGATCGACTGCGACCTGAAGGACATGAGCGGCTACCAGCTGGCGACCCTGCTGCGCGACGCCGAGGCGCTGCAGCCCGGCCCGCCGGCGCGCCTGCTGGCATTCTCAGGGTCCAGCTCACCCGCGCATGTCCAGCGATGCCGTGCCAGCGGCATGGACGCGGTGCTGTACAAACCGCTGGACCCGGCGCAGCTGCTGGCAGTGCTGGATGTGGAGGTGACGCCGGGGTCAAACGGCAGCCAGGCCGTGGACAACAATGACCCGATGTGGGCGCCGTACGTGCACGCACTGCAGGAGGAATTGTTGGCGCTGCAGCAGGCCCGCGACCAGCGACAGGTCGCCGCCCTGCGCCGGCATGCGCATCGGCTGACCGGGGTGCTGCGCATGCTGGGACGTGAGGCGCTGGCCGATACCGCTGCGGACCTGCACGAGGCGCCACTGGAAACGCCCACCGACTGGCTCGACGCTGATCGGCTGCTTGCCCATCTGCGTGCACACGCCGGTGCGCTGCCGCGTTCGCGCGTTACTTGA
- the crcB gene encoding fluoride efflux transporter CrcB, protein MDGLTLWWQQLGLVMAGGALGAALRFMIGDAMLRQFGHGFPWGTLTANLVGAFAAGYLMMWLQTRGSQAAYWRAFLIVGLLGGLTTFSALMMETLVFARGGRGAMVPLYLGVTLVGGMVLVWLGARLAEAAR, encoded by the coding sequence ATGGACGGCCTTACCCTCTGGTGGCAGCAACTGGGGCTGGTGATGGCCGGGGGAGCGCTGGGCGCTGCGCTGCGCTTCATGATCGGCGACGCCATGCTGCGCCAGTTCGGGCACGGGTTTCCGTGGGGAACATTGACCGCCAACCTGGTCGGCGCGTTCGCCGCCGGCTACCTGATGATGTGGCTGCAGACGCGCGGCAGCCAGGCAGCCTATTGGCGCGCGTTCCTGATCGTGGGGCTGCTGGGCGGGCTCACCACGTTCTCGGCCTTGATGATGGAAACCCTGGTGTTTGCGCGCGGCGGGCGCGGCGCGATGGTGCCGCTGTATCTGGGGGTCACCCTGGTGGGCGGGATGGTGCTGGTGTGGCTGGGTGCGCGCCTTGCCGAAGCGGCGCGCTGA
- a CDS encoding replication-associated recombination protein A, protein MRPLAERMRPQTLDEMVGQKRLLAPGSALRRAVESGHVHSMILWGPPGCGKTTLALLLAHYADAEFRAISAVLSGLPDVRQVLAEAAQRFAEGRRTVLFVDEVHRFNKAQQDAFLPHIERGTIVFVGATTENPSFELNSALLSRCRVHVLEAVSPADIVEALERALDDAERGLAAEPVQVAAESLLEIATAADGDVRRALTLLEIAAELAGGDGGRISPEMLQQVLADRTRRFDKGGEQFYDQISALHKSVRSSNPDAALYWLTRMLDGGCDPSYLARRLTRMAIEDIGLADPRAQSMALEAWDIYERLGSPEGELAFAQLVLYLASTAKSNAGYAAFNQAKADVRDSGTEEVPLHLRNAPTKLMKNLGYGAAYQYDHDVEGGIALDQTGFPDALGERVYYQPVARGLEIKLKEKLDRLRAAREQARADKGGQ, encoded by the coding sequence ATGCGTCCGCTCGCCGAGCGGATGCGCCCGCAGACGCTGGACGAGATGGTGGGGCAGAAGCGCCTGCTCGCGCCCGGTAGTGCATTGCGCCGCGCGGTCGAGTCCGGGCATGTGCACTCGATGATCCTGTGGGGGCCGCCGGGCTGCGGCAAAACCACCCTGGCGCTGCTGCTGGCGCATTACGCCGATGCCGAATTCCGCGCCATCTCGGCCGTGCTGTCCGGGCTGCCCGACGTGCGTCAGGTGCTGGCCGAAGCGGCGCAGCGGTTCGCCGAGGGGCGTCGCACGGTGCTGTTCGTGGACGAGGTGCACCGCTTCAACAAGGCCCAGCAGGATGCGTTCCTGCCGCATATCGAGCGCGGCACCATCGTGTTCGTCGGCGCCACCACCGAAAACCCGTCGTTCGAACTGAACTCGGCGCTGCTGTCGCGTTGCCGTGTGCATGTGCTTGAAGCGGTGTCGCCGGCCGATATCGTGGAGGCGCTGGAGCGCGCGCTGGACGATGCCGAGCGCGGGCTGGCGGCCGAGCCGGTGCAGGTGGCGGCCGAGTCGCTGCTGGAAATCGCCACCGCCGCCGATGGCGACGTGCGCCGCGCACTGACCCTGCTCGAAATTGCCGCCGAACTGGCCGGCGGTGACGGCGGCAGGATCAGTCCGGAGATGCTGCAGCAGGTGCTGGCCGACCGCACGCGGCGGTTCGACAAGGGCGGCGAGCAGTTCTACGACCAGATCTCGGCGCTGCACAAATCCGTGCGCAGCTCCAACCCCGACGCCGCGCTGTACTGGCTGACGCGGATGCTGGATGGTGGCTGCGACCCGTCCTACCTGGCCAGGCGCCTGACCCGCATGGCGATCGAGGATATCGGCCTGGCCGACCCGCGCGCGCAGTCGATGGCACTGGAAGCTTGGGACATCTACGAACGACTGGGCAGCCCCGAAGGTGAACTGGCCTTCGCCCAGCTGGTCCTGTACCTGGCCAGCACCGCCAAGTCCAACGCCGGCTATGCCGCCTTCAACCAGGCCAAGGCCGACGTCCGCGACAGCGGCACCGAAGAGGTGCCCCTGCACCTGCGCAACGCGCCGACCAAGCTGATGAAGAACCTCGGCTACGGCGCGGCGTACCAGTACGACCACGACGTGGAAGGCGGCATCGCGCTGGACCAGACCGGGTTCCCGGATGCACTGGGTGAGCGCGTGTACTACCAGCCCGTCGCGCGGGGACTGGAAATCAAGCTGAAGGAAAAGCTGGACCGGCTGCGTGCCGCGCGCGAGCAGGCGCGCGCCGACAAGGGCGGGCAGTGA
- the lolA gene encoding outer membrane lipoprotein chaperone LolA, with product MHTTFRRYLVAATLVMASVGSASAWAGARDELNRFTQGLKGLDGQFSQQVFDSKGKVKENTSGRVALSAPRLFRWEYIKPHEQLIVADGKKVWVYEPDLEQATVRAQGAEEQNSPLTALINPALLDKQYDVSEEAASRDGLQWLALSPKRETDTAFQYAALGFNAQGLARMEVVDAVGQRTVITFTGWKRNPGFAAGTFSFAPPKGTDVIGQ from the coding sequence ATGCACACCACTTTCCGTCGCTACCTGGTTGCCGCCACCCTGGTCATGGCCAGTGTGGGCTCAGCGTCTGCCTGGGCCGGTGCCCGTGATGAGCTCAACCGCTTCACCCAGGGCCTGAAGGGCCTGGACGGGCAGTTCAGCCAGCAGGTGTTCGACAGCAAGGGCAAGGTCAAGGAAAACACCAGCGGCCGGGTCGCGCTGTCGGCGCCGCGCCTGTTCCGCTGGGAGTACATCAAGCCGCACGAACAGCTGATCGTGGCCGACGGCAAAAAGGTGTGGGTGTACGAGCCGGACCTGGAGCAGGCCACCGTGCGTGCACAGGGCGCCGAAGAGCAGAACAGCCCGCTGACCGCGCTGATCAACCCGGCGTTGCTGGACAAGCAGTACGACGTCAGTGAAGAGGCGGCGTCCCGCGACGGCCTGCAGTGGCTGGCGCTGAGCCCCAAGCGTGAAACCGACACCGCCTTCCAGTACGCCGCACTGGGCTTCAACGCGCAGGGCCTGGCCCGCATGGAAGTGGTGGACGCCGTTGGCCAGCGCACCGTGATCACCTTCACCGGCTGGAAGCGCAACCCGGGCTTCGCCGCGGGCACCTTCAGCTTCGCGCCGCCCAAGGGCACCGACGTCATCGGCCAGTAG
- a CDS encoding DUF3857 domain-containing protein yields the protein MKPMVWWVVGGLALMATAAHAGVTPAVPAASPAAAAPAEQGADAQASNNFSFVRYRADYAVRPDAGNVQTEEYEILLKTKAAVEQFSQVRLSYSEKMETLDVLAAYTLTADGQRRDVPADRIYTQESYSSAAAAMYADRKVRVVVFPNLAPGTRVVYQTRRTQNTPYFPGYFGLWETFSVFTQYDDARVTLSAPAAMPMFVQQRGVQGSDTPIIRDGRAHWEWQYQRPTPMQAQNWSAAAWEFSPTIMASTYRDWAQVARAYQLKGGEAAKVTPGIQALADQLTAGIADRREQAAALYRWVSQNIRYVAVYLGNGGLEPNPAQSILDNHYGDCKDHVVILEALLAARGIQSTPVLIGAGGGPTLPAIPLLGRFNHAITYIPEFDLYLDSTSAYARFGQLPDGDLGAPVLLTRQATVARTPENDASRNGNGLEVGFRFDAAGNLSGQTVQQPSEISEIGMRGSFARLNAQNRARVEESIMASSGFDGSGALTLLGDPQDLTRPFNYRYDFHASDYVDFGAVGGMPLPDAPGGESFRDIYTTTSAPTNDTPFYCTDSLREETYRLQFPAGVPIVAIPRSQQFRNAAGEYRLDWTRDGQVITAHHRLHQRAVRGPQALCEAQDYPAFRALYQQVRRGFRGQVVYGDLKTVQVSP from the coding sequence ATGAAGCCGATGGTCTGGTGGGTGGTGGGCGGGCTGGCGCTGATGGCGACCGCCGCGCATGCCGGTGTGACGCCGGCAGTCCCGGCCGCGTCCCCGGCTGCAGCGGCGCCAGCGGAGCAGGGCGCCGACGCGCAGGCCAGCAACAACTTCAGTTTCGTGCGCTATCGCGCCGACTATGCCGTGCGCCCCGATGCGGGCAACGTGCAGACCGAAGAGTACGAGATCCTGCTCAAGACCAAGGCGGCCGTCGAGCAGTTCAGCCAGGTGCGCCTGAGCTACAGCGAAAAGATGGAGACGCTGGACGTGCTGGCGGCCTATACGCTGACCGCCGACGGCCAGCGCCGCGACGTGCCGGCCGATCGCATCTATACCCAGGAAAGCTACTCCAGCGCGGCGGCGGCCATGTATGCCGACCGCAAGGTGCGGGTGGTGGTGTTTCCGAACCTGGCCCCCGGCACGCGGGTGGTGTACCAGACCCGGCGGACGCAGAACACGCCGTACTTCCCGGGCTATTTCGGTCTGTGGGAAACCTTCAGCGTGTTCACCCAGTACGACGACGCACGGGTCACGCTGTCGGCGCCTGCCGCCATGCCGATGTTCGTGCAGCAACGCGGCGTGCAGGGCAGTGACACCCCCATCATCCGTGACGGGCGGGCGCACTGGGAGTGGCAGTACCAGCGGCCCACGCCGATGCAGGCGCAGAACTGGTCGGCGGCCGCCTGGGAGTTCAGCCCGACCATCATGGCCAGCACCTACCGCGACTGGGCCCAGGTGGCCCGTGCCTACCAGCTCAAGGGCGGCGAGGCGGCGAAGGTGACGCCCGGCATCCAGGCGCTGGCCGACCAGCTCACCGCCGGCATCGCCGACCGTCGGGAGCAGGCCGCCGCGCTGTATCGCTGGGTGTCGCAGAACATCCGCTACGTGGCGGTGTACCTGGGCAACGGCGGGCTGGAGCCGAACCCGGCGCAGAGCATCCTCGACAACCACTACGGCGACTGCAAGGACCACGTGGTGATCCTGGAAGCCCTGCTGGCGGCGCGCGGCATCCAGAGCACGCCGGTGCTGATCGGCGCCGGCGGCGGACCGACCCTGCCGGCGATCCCGCTGCTGGGGCGTTTCAATCACGCCATCACCTACATCCCCGAATTCGACCTGTACCTGGACTCCACCAGCGCCTACGCCCGCTTTGGCCAGTTGCCCGACGGCGACCTTGGCGCTCCGGTACTGCTGACCCGCCAGGCCACCGTGGCGCGCACGCCGGAAAACGATGCGTCGCGCAACGGCAACGGGCTGGAGGTGGGCTTCCGCTTCGATGCGGCGGGCAACCTGAGCGGGCAGACCGTGCAGCAGCCCAGCGAAATCAGCGAGATCGGCATGCGCGGTTCCTTTGCCCGCCTCAACGCACAGAACCGCGCCCGGGTGGAGGAGTCGATCATGGCCTCGTCCGGGTTCGACGGCAGCGGCGCGTTGACCCTGCTGGGGGATCCGCAGGACCTGACCCGACCGTTCAACTACCGCTATGACTTCCATGCCAGTGACTACGTGGATTTCGGTGCGGTCGGTGGCATGCCGCTGCCGGATGCGCCCGGGGGCGAATCGTTCCGCGACATCTACACCACCACCTCGGCACCGACCAACGACACCCCGTTCTACTGCACCGACAGCCTGCGCGAGGAAACCTACCGGCTGCAGTTCCCGGCCGGCGTGCCGATCGTGGCCATCCCGCGCAGCCAGCAGTTCCGCAATGCCGCCGGTGAGTACCGGCTGGACTGGACCCGCGACGGCCAGGTCATCACCGCTCACCATCGTCTGCACCAGCGGGCAGTACGCGGGCCGCAGGCGCTGTGCGAAGCGCAGGATTACCCGGCCTTCCGGGCGCTCTACCAGCAGGTCCGGCGCGGTTTCCGCGGCCAGGTGGTGTATGGCGACCTGAAGACGGTCCAGGTCAGTCCGTAA
- a CDS encoding DNA translocase FtsK gives MAKQLPERSKSPDSKPSRKAAAAPAPADNPRRQRLWRDLGLIAIAPALLYLVASLFTYSAADPGWSHTGSVVAPVHNMGGRVGAWIADVLLQLFGYIAFVLPIVLGALAWIAMFGLKRESKGEHDLDPALRLVGLVGFLIAGTGFLHVRLFTGDVAHAGGILGRLVGNSLSAGFGALGANLFVLVLLLASITLATGISWFVVMEKIGRWVLALPPLFNKKKEQATEWQQTRAMREERQEVRKVDAEVRAKREPVKIEPRPEPVLEKSDRAKRETQIPMFRGVNGDGSDLPPLALLDDPKPQPKGYDEDTLETLSRQIEFKLKDFRIEAQVVGAYPGPVITRFEIEPAPGIKVSQISSLDKDIARGLSVKSVRVVDVIPGKSVVGLEIPNVTREMIYLSELLRSKEYDKSASPLTLALGKDIAGRPTVADLARMPHLLVAGTTGSGKSVAVNAMVLSLLYKASPKDLRMLMIDPKMLELSVYQGIPHLLAPVVTDMKEAANGLRWCVAEMERRYKLMSAVGVRNLAGFNKKVKDAEDAGQPMMDPLFKPNPELGEAPRPLETLPFIVIFIDEFADMMMIVGKKVEELIARLAQKARAAGIHLILATQRPSVDVITGLIKANIPTRIGFQVSSKIDSRTILDQSGAETLLGHGDMLYLPPGTALPDRVHGAFVSDEEVHRVVEHLKASGPADYISGVLDEVQMMGDGVVVGAGGLPEASSSAGDESDPLYDEALRIVTETRRASISGVQRRLKIGYNRAARLIEAMEMAGVVSPPEHNGDRSVLAPPPPK, from the coding sequence GTGGCGAAGCAGCTCCCGGAACGATCCAAGTCTCCTGACAGCAAACCGTCGCGCAAAGCGGCAGCCGCGCCTGCGCCTGCCGACAATCCGCGTCGCCAACGGCTGTGGCGCGACCTCGGGCTGATCGCGATCGCCCCGGCGCTGCTGTACCTGGTGGCCAGTCTGTTCACCTATTCGGCCGCCGATCCGGGCTGGTCGCATACCGGCAGCGTGGTGGCCCCGGTGCACAACATGGGCGGCCGCGTGGGCGCCTGGATCGCCGATGTGCTGCTGCAGTTGTTCGGCTACATCGCCTTCGTGCTGCCGATCGTGCTCGGCGCGCTGGCCTGGATCGCGATGTTCGGCCTCAAGCGCGAGAGCAAGGGCGAGCATGACCTGGACCCGGCGCTGCGCCTGGTCGGCCTGGTCGGTTTCCTGATTGCCGGCACCGGTTTCCTGCATGTGCGCCTGTTCACCGGCGACGTCGCCCATGCCGGCGGCATTCTCGGGCGGCTGGTCGGCAACTCGCTCAGCGCCGGTTTTGGTGCGCTGGGCGCGAACCTGTTCGTGCTGGTGCTGCTGCTGGCGTCGATCACCCTGGCCACCGGCATCTCCTGGTTCGTGGTGATGGAGAAGATCGGTCGCTGGGTGCTGGCGCTGCCGCCGCTGTTCAACAAGAAGAAAGAGCAGGCCACCGAGTGGCAGCAGACCCGCGCCATGCGCGAAGAGCGCCAGGAAGTGCGCAAGGTCGATGCCGAGGTGCGGGCCAAGCGCGAGCCGGTCAAGATCGAGCCGCGCCCTGAGCCGGTGCTGGAAAAGAGTGATCGTGCCAAGCGCGAGACCCAGATTCCGATGTTCCGCGGCGTCAACGGTGATGGCTCGGACCTGCCGCCGCTGGCGCTGCTGGATGATCCCAAGCCGCAGCCCAAGGGCTACGACGAGGACACCCTGGAGACCCTGTCGCGGCAGATCGAGTTCAAGCTCAAGGACTTCCGCATCGAAGCGCAGGTGGTGGGCGCATACCCCGGCCCGGTGATCACCCGCTTCGAGATCGAGCCGGCACCGGGGATCAAGGTCAGCCAGATCAGCTCGCTGGACAAGGACATCGCCCGCGGCCTGTCGGTCAAATCCGTGCGCGTGGTCGATGTGATCCCCGGCAAGTCGGTGGTCGGCCTGGAGATCCCCAACGTCACCCGCGAAATGATCTACCTGTCCGAACTGCTGCGCTCCAAGGAGTACGACAAGTCGGCCAGCCCGCTGACCCTGGCGCTGGGCAAGGACATCGCCGGGCGCCCGACCGTGGCCGACCTGGCGCGCATGCCGCACCTGCTGGTGGCCGGTACCACCGGTTCGGGCAAGTCGGTGGCGGTCAACGCCATGGTGCTGAGCCTGCTGTACAAGGCCTCGCCGAAAGACCTGCGGATGCTGATGATCGACCCGAAGATGCTCGAGCTGAGCGTCTACCAGGGCATCCCGCACCTGTTGGCGCCGGTGGTGACCGACATGAAGGAAGCCGCCAACGGCCTGCGCTGGTGCGTGGCCGAAATGGAGCGGCGCTACAAGTTGATGAGCGCGGTGGGCGTGCGCAACCTGGCCGGCTTCAACAAGAAGGTCAAGGACGCCGAGGACGCCGGGCAGCCGATGATGGACCCGCTGTTCAAGCCGAACCCGGAGCTGGGCGAAGCCCCGCGCCCGCTGGAGACGCTGCCGTTCATCGTGATCTTCATCGACGAATTCGCCGACATGATGATGATCGTCGGCAAGAAGGTCGAAGAACTGATCGCACGTCTGGCGCAGAAGGCCCGTGCAGCCGGCATCCACCTGATCCTGGCCACCCAGCGCCCGTCGGTGGACGTGATCACCGGCCTGATCAAGGCCAACATTCCCACCCGCATCGGCTTCCAGGTCAGTTCCAAGATCGATTCGCGCACCATCCTGGACCAGTCCGGCGCCGAAACGCTGCTGGGCCACGGCGACATGCTGTACCTGCCGCCCGGCACCGCGCTGCCGGATCGTGTGCACGGCGCGTTCGTGTCCGACGAGGAAGTGCACCGCGTGGTCGAGCACCTCAAGGCCAGCGGCCCGGCCGACTACATCAGCGGCGTGCTGGACGAGGTGCAGATGATGGGCGACGGCGTGGTGGTGGGGGCCGGTGGCCTGCCCGAAGCCAGCAGCAGTGCCGGCGATGAGTCCGACCCGCTGTACGACGAAGCGCTGCGCATCGTCACCGAAACCCGTCGCGCCTCGATCTCCGGCGTGCAGCGCCGGCTCAAGATTGGCTACAACCGCGCCGCGCGCCTCATCGAAGCGATGGAAATGGCCGGCGTGGTCAGCCCGCCCGAACACAACGGCGACCGCAGCGTGCTCGCGCCGCCACCCCCCAAGTAG
- the trxB gene encoding thioredoxin-disulfide reductase — MSNSTPSRHQKLVILGSGPAGWTAAVYAARANLKPVVITGLQQGGQLMTTTEVDNWPGDAHGLMGPDLMARMQAHAERFETEVIFDHIHTADLAQRPFRLIGDSAEYTCDALIIATGATAKYLGIPTEEEFKGRGVSACATCDGFFYRDQDVVVVGGGNTAVEEALYLSNIARKVYLVHRRDTLKAEKIMQDKLFAKVAAGKIETVWHHQVDEVLGNEAGVTGVRVKSTLDGTTRDIEAHGFFVAIGHHPNTSLFDGQLTMNNGYLDIRSGLGGNATQTSVEGVFAAGDVADQHYRQAITSAGFGCMAALDAERYLDAKGMAS; from the coding sequence ATGAGCAATTCCACGCCCTCCCGCCACCAGAAGCTCGTCATCCTCGGCTCCGGCCCGGCCGGCTGGACCGCCGCCGTCTACGCCGCCCGCGCCAACCTCAAGCCAGTGGTCATCACCGGCCTGCAGCAGGGTGGCCAGCTGATGACCACCACCGAAGTGGACAACTGGCCGGGCGATGCACATGGCCTGATGGGTCCGGACCTGATGGCGCGCATGCAGGCCCATGCCGAGCGCTTCGAGACCGAGGTGATCTTCGACCACATCCACACCGCCGACCTGGCCCAGCGTCCGTTCAGGCTGATTGGCGACAGCGCCGAATACACCTGCGACGCGCTGATCATTGCCACCGGCGCCACCGCCAAGTACCTGGGCATTCCGACCGAAGAGGAATTCAAGGGCCGCGGCGTCTCCGCCTGCGCCACCTGCGACGGCTTCTTCTACCGTGACCAGGACGTGGTCGTGGTGGGCGGCGGCAACACCGCCGTGGAAGAGGCCCTGTACCTGTCCAACATCGCCCGCAAGGTCTACCTGGTCCACCGCCGCGACACCCTCAAGGCGGAGAAGATCATGCAGGACAAGCTGTTTGCCAAGGTGGCCGCCGGCAAGATCGAGACCGTGTGGCACCACCAGGTGGACGAAGTGCTGGGCAACGAGGCCGGCGTCACCGGCGTGCGCGTCAAGTCGACCCTGGACGGCACCACCCGCGACATCGAGGCGCACGGCTTCTTCGTGGCCATCGGTCACCACCCCAACACCAGCTTGTTCGACGGCCAGCTGACCATGAACAACGGCTACCTGGACATCCGTTCGGGCCTGGGCGGCAACGCCACCCAGACCTCGGTGGAGGGCGTGTTCGCCGCCGGCGACGTGGCCGACCAGCACTACCGCCAGGCGATCACCTCGGCCGGTTTCGGCTGCATGGCCGCGCTGGACGCCGAGCGGTATCTGGATGCAAAGGGCATGGCCAGCTGA